The following is a genomic window from Phyllobacterium zundukense.
CCGAATAGGGCAGATGCTTGATCTCTGGCGCTCCGTCGCCATGCGTGACGACGAGCAGGCCCGTTGCACAGGCAAACGCCAGAATATTGCCAGACGACGCCTCGCCATGGAGGTCAGGGCATGCGGCAATTTCGCCGACCTGTTTGCCGGATTCGTCAACGGTCCTGATGCCGACCGGGAGCTCGTCCGGCTTTTCCTTGTTCGGCTCCGATAGCAGCACATGGGAGCCATATGCGACTGCGACGCCGTGCTGCGGCGCGTCCGTCTTCACTTCCTGGACGTCCGACTTGCCCTCCAGCACCGCCTTCTCCGAGATGATCCGGGCGACACCTTCGCCATCGAAAAAAGCAGTGAACTCGCCGCCATGCTCGACGAAATGGGACGGCTTCTGGCCGGTGATCTCTGTGCCCGTCAGCTTTGGAGCTTCGACGTCGATATCTCCATGATCGCCATGGTCATCGAAGGAAATGCCGCTGGCGATGGCAGTGACCAATCCGGCATCTCCCTGTCTGGCAAACACGATGCGGCCGCTGTCGCTGCTATAAAGCACCGCTGGACTCTTGATTTGGAAGGTCTCGAGAGCCTCGCCCTTGATGGCATCGATGACCGTCACCTTCGCCTCCTCGCGATCCGAGACGAACAGGCGCCATGCAGTGACATCTTCGGCAAGCGCGGTTCCGGCCGACAGCGACAGAACCACCGCAATGGCCGTGGCTGAGGTAAGCTTCATCTTCATATCACTCTCCATTATGTTATTACATTACGACGCAGGTTCAAAGAAAAGGCGGATTTCTCCGCCTTTCCGTTGGTGTTTGCGGACGCTTAGCTTCCGAGGATTGCGCCTTTGATCGTGCTCAGATTGTGCTTCATCATGTCGATGTAGGTCGCCGCCGTACCGCTCTCGTCGGACAGCGCGTCGGAATAGAGCGTGCCGCCGACCTTGATGCCCGTTTCCGAGGCGATTTGCTCGATCAGGCGCGGATTGGTGATGTTCTCAAGGAAGATCGCCGACGCCTTGTCTTCCTTGACCTGTTTGATGAGAGCAGCGACATCGGCCGCCGAAGCTTCCGATTCCGTGGAAACGCCCTCGGGAGCGAGGAACTTCAGACCGTATTCGTGTTCGAAATAACCGAAGGCGTCGTGCGAGGTGATGACGACGCGCTTGTCTTCGGGGATTTCGGCCACGGACGCCTTGATCTCCGCTTCCAGCGCATCGAGCTTCTCGCCATAAGCCTCGGCGTTCGCCTTGTAGGTGTCGCAACCTGCGGCATCAGCAGCGCAGAAAGTGTCGGCGATGTTCTTCACATAGATTTCGGCATTGTGAACCGACTGCCAGGCGTGCGGATCGAACTCGCCATGGTGGTGATGGCCTTCATGAGCTTGCTCGTGACCTTCTTCACCGGCTTCGTGTTTCTGTTCGCCCTCGGCGGTCTTATCATCATCGTGATGATGCTCTTCCTCGGCACTCTTGAGCACCTCGCCGCCTTTCGTCAGTTCCACCACCGGCGCCTTGATGCCGCTCGCCTCGACGAGACGCTGCAGGAAGCCCTCGAACTGAAGGCCGTTGACGAGCACAACGTCGGCCGCACCGACCGCAGCCGCGTCGGCGGGCTTCGGTTCATAGACATGGGCGTCACCGTTCGGGCCGACCAGCGTGGTGATGTCGATCCGATCGCCGCCAACATTCTTGGCGAAATCCGCAATGATCGAAAAGCTGGCGACGACCTTGAGGTTTTCGGCCGAGGCAGTGGCAAGTGCGGCCGGAAATATTGTCATGACGCTCACGGCGGCGGCGAGCTTCAGCATTCTGGACATTCGATCGACTCCTTTGTTCAGGCGGTGCGGTGGGAAGCGTGCCGGACGCGCGTGGCGAGAACGCCGCGCGTGCCGGCAATGATGGAAAGCAGGTAGACCACGCCGGCCGACAGGATGATGGCCGGGCCTGAGGGCAACGAGGCGTGATAGGAAAGGAGCAGGCCGGAGATGCAGGACGCCACGCCGATCGCGACCGCCAACAGGCACATCGGCTCGATGCGTGAGGTCCAGAAGCGCGCGGCCGCGGCCGGCACCATCATCAGCCCAACCGACAGCAGCGTGCCGAGCGCCTGGAAACCACCGACGAGGTTGAGCACCACCAGTCCGAGAAAGATGAAATGGACCGGGGGGCCAAGCCGCGACACCGAGCGCAGGAACAGCGGATCGAGGCATTCCGCGACGAGACCGCGCCAGAAGATGGCGAGGGCGACCAGGGTCACGACGGTGATCGTGCCGATCAGGCTCAATGCATCGTTGTTCAACGCCAGCACGGTGCCGAAAAGGACGTGCATGAGATCGACATTCGAGCCGCGCAGCGACACGATCAGCACGCCGAGCGCCAACGAGATCAGATAGAAGGCGGCCATCGAGGCATCCTCCTTCTGGATGGTCAGACGGGATACGGCGCCGGCACCCAGCGCCACGACCACGCCGGCCGCCAATCCGCCCAGTGTCATCGGGATGATCTGCAGGCCATAAAGCAGGAAGCCGGTGGCCGCACCCGGCAGGATCGCGTGGGCCATGGCGTCGCCGGTTAGGCTCATCCGGCGCAACATCAGGAACACACCGACCGGGCAGGCGCCGACCGACAGCATCAGTGCTCCCGCGAGTGCCCGCTGCATGAAGGCGAACTCGACGAAGGGCGCAATCAGGTACTCGTAGAGAAAGAGCATCAGGCTGCACCCCTGTGACCGGCATTGCCCGCTTGCGCCGGCTGCTCGACTGGCCCGTGTTGCGCCAGACCGTGCACAGGACGATGATCGTGGACATGCGCGTCGCTGTGGACATGTTCCTCGGGCACGCACCAGGGTGCATCTTCGTTCCATGCCTCGTGGAATTGCCGCGCGCGTAACAGATTCTCGGGCGCGAGCGTCTTTCGGGCCTCGCCCCAGGCCACGGGACGGCGGGCCAAGAGCAAGGCTTCGGGAAAGTGCTGCCGCACGAGATCGAAGTCGTGGACGACGACCATGATCGTGCGCTGTTCTCCATGCCAGCGCTTGATGAGGTCGATCAGGTCGGCGACGGTTCTTGCGTCGATGGCGTTGAAGGGCTCATCGAGCAGGATGAGATCCGCATCCTGCACCAGCACTCGCGCGAACAACGCCCGCTGCAACTGGCCGCCCGACAGCGTGTCGATCGGCCGCTTCTCGAAGCCCTCCATCCCGACGGCCGAAAGCGCATTTGCGACCGCTGCGCGGTCCTCGGGGCGATAGCGGCCGAGAAGACCGCGCCTGGGCCACAGGCCGAGCGAGACCAGATCGACGACGCGGGCCGGAAACGACCGGTCCAGTTCCGACAGCTGCGGCAGATAGGCGAGCTTCACGCCCTGCGTGGCGGTGCAGGCGCCGGCCATCGGCTTCAGGACACCGACGATTCCCTTCATCAAGGTCGACTTGCCGGATCCGTTCGCGCCAACCACCGCAGTCAGCGACCCCTTGGCTACCACCCCATCCAGGTGATGAACCGCCGGATGGCTGTTGTAGCCCAGCGTCAGGTCCTCAAAGGTCACGCATGCAGACATTCGTTCCGTCCCCTGTAAGCTGCCTGGCTTTCACTCTTGACGGTGGAATACGTTATGTTATTACATTCGTCAATTGATAATGTTATATTGTAACGACGATGGATGCTGCAGTCACCACCCCTAGGGAAGCTTCGAACCGGCGACACGGCCGGAATCGTCAGCTCGTGCGCGAGGCGTTGGAGCAAGCACAAAAGCCGATGAGCGCGTACGAACTCCTCGAGCTTCTGCGTGAGGACGGGCTGCGCTCTCCACTCCAGGTCTATCGCGCCCTGGAACAACTCATCGAGGACGGCACCGCCCACAAGATCGAGAGCCTCAGCGCCTTCGCGCTTTGCACGCGCGCCGAGTGCGGCACAGACGGTCATGCGACCTTTGCGATCTGTACGAAGTGCGGGCGGGCCGAGGAGTTCCACGATCATGCGCTGGAGCGCGTGTTGCGCCGGCTTGCCAGGAGGGAAGGCTTTCGCACCATGGCGACCACGGTCGAACTGTCGGGCCTGTGCGAGACCTGCGCCCATGGATAAGACACCGGTCTTCGTGTTGACCGGTTTTCTCGGCGCCGGAAAGTCGACTCTTCTGAATCGGCTGCTCGCCGATCCGGCCTTTTGCGACACGGCCGTCATCATCAACGAGTTCGGCGACGTCGCGCTCGACCACGACCTCGTGCGCGTCGGCAAGACGCAGATCACCCGCACGACGACAGGATGCCTCTGCTGCACGATCGGCAGCGACGTCAGGTCGACCTTGCACGAGCTCCACATTTTGGCGACTCGCGGCGAAATCTTTTTCGACCGCGTCATCGTCGAAACCACCGGGCTCGCCGATCCCGCACCACTCGTGAACCAGCTCATGCCGGGCGGCTCCCCGGCCTTTGGTCTGCGCGATCATCTCGTCGCGCGAAATTTCGAGCTCGCAGGCGTCGTCACCCTCGTCGACATCGTCACGGGCGAACTGTCGATCGAAAACCATTTTGAGGCGGCCAAGCAGATCGCTTTCGCCGACCGCATCGTCCTGACCAAGTCCGATCTGGCGCGCGATCCGGCCTCGCTCCGGGATATCGAGAGCCTCAGGGCACGGCTGGCTGCGCTCAATCCCGCTGCGCCGATCGACAACTCCCACCAGGCCGTATTCGATCCAGCCGCGCTCTTTCAGCGACGCGTTTATGCACCCGCATCGCTCGGCGATGACGTGATCGGCTGGTTGGCGCTCGAGGAAGCCATCCGCGGTGATGGCGGTCACAGTTCGAATGGGACCGCCAAGCCGGGAGCATCGCCGTTCGCGCGTCACGGGGGACGAATCCGCACCTTTGCGGTCACCCGCGAGTTGCCGATCGGACGAGACGCATTCCAGGCGTTTCTTGGCCTGCTGTCGATGTCCGCGGGACCTCGACTACTCAGGGTCAAGGGTCTTGTGCACGACCGCGATGAGCCGGAACGCCCCCGCGTCATTCATGCGGTCCAGCACGTCGTCTACCCACCGGCAATCCTCGACGGCTGGCCGAGCGCAGATCGCCACACCCGCCTC
Proteins encoded in this region:
- the aztC gene encoding zinc ABC transporter substrate-binding protein AztC, giving the protein MSRMLKLAAAVSVMTIFPAALATASAENLKVVASFSIIADFAKNVGGDRIDITTLVGPNGDAHVYEPKPADAAAVGAADVVLVNGLQFEGFLQRLVEASGIKAPVVELTKGGEVLKSAEEEHHHDDDKTAEGEQKHEAGEEGHEQAHEGHHHHGEFDPHAWQSVHNAEIYVKNIADTFCAADAAGCDTYKANAEAYGEKLDALEAEIKASVAEIPEDKRVVITSHDAFGYFEHEYGLKFLAPEGVSTESEASAADVAALIKQVKEDKASAIFLENITNPRLIEQIASETGIKVGGTLYSDALSDESGTAATYIDMMKHNLSTIKGAILGS
- the aztB gene encoding zinc ABC transporter permease AztB, which encodes MLFLYEYLIAPFVEFAFMQRALAGALMLSVGACPVGVFLMLRRMSLTGDAMAHAILPGAATGFLLYGLQIIPMTLGGLAAGVVVALGAGAVSRLTIQKEDASMAAFYLISLALGVLIVSLRGSNVDLMHVLFGTVLALNNDALSLIGTITVVTLVALAIFWRGLVAECLDPLFLRSVSRLGPPVHFIFLGLVVLNLVGGFQALGTLLSVGLMMVPAAAARFWTSRIEPMCLLAVAIGVASCISGLLLSYHASLPSGPAIILSAGVVYLLSIIAGTRGVLATRVRHASHRTA
- the aztA gene encoding zinc ABC transporter ATP-binding protein AztA, whose protein sequence is MSACVTFEDLTLGYNSHPAVHHLDGVVAKGSLTAVVGANGSGKSTLMKGIVGVLKPMAGACTATQGVKLAYLPQLSELDRSFPARVVDLVSLGLWPRRGLLGRYRPEDRAAVANALSAVGMEGFEKRPIDTLSGGQLQRALFARVLVQDADLILLDEPFNAIDARTVADLIDLIKRWHGEQRTIMVVVHDFDLVRQHFPEALLLARRPVAWGEARKTLAPENLLRARQFHEAWNEDAPWCVPEEHVHSDAHVHDHRPVHGLAQHGPVEQPAQAGNAGHRGAA
- a CDS encoding Fur family transcriptional regulator, with amino-acid sequence MREALEQAQKPMSAYELLELLREDGLRSPLQVYRALEQLIEDGTAHKIESLSAFALCTRAECGTDGHATFAICTKCGRAEEFHDHALERVLRRLARREGFRTMATTVELSGLCETCAHG
- a CDS encoding CobW family GTP-binding protein yields the protein MDKTPVFVLTGFLGAGKSTLLNRLLADPAFCDTAVIINEFGDVALDHDLVRVGKTQITRTTTGCLCCTIGSDVRSTLHELHILATRGEIFFDRVIVETTGLADPAPLVNQLMPGGSPAFGLRDHLVARNFELAGVVTLVDIVTGELSIENHFEAAKQIAFADRIVLTKSDLARDPASLRDIESLRARLAALNPAAPIDNSHQAVFDPAALFQRRVYAPASLGDDVIGWLALEEAIRGDGGHSSNGTAKPGASPFARHGGRIRTFAVTRELPIGRDAFQAFLGLLSMSAGPRLLRVKGLVHDRDEPERPRVIHAVQHVVYPPAILDGWPSADRHTRLVFITDGIDPEPVRQLFEAALDGKPIKAGRALRQLASAVAETFRSGATQLARALTN